From a region of the Brachionichthys hirsutus isolate HB-005 chromosome 9, CSIRO-AGI_Bhir_v1, whole genome shotgun sequence genome:
- the fcho1 gene encoding f-BAR domain only protein 1 has protein sequence MAAFQNNFWGEKNAGFDVLYHNMKHGQLAAKELAEFVRESAAVEETYSKSMSKLAKMASNGSQLGTFAPMWDVFRVSSDKLALCHLELMRKFNDLIREVNKYGDEQIKIHRKTKEEMVGTVEAVQALQVQSGHLQKSKDGYHAKCLELDRLRKEGAPQKEVEKAELKSKKAAESFALCIEKYNRVGGEFEQKMSESSQKFEEIEESHLRQMKQLIKGYSHSVEDTHVQVGQVHEEFKQNVENIGIDNLIQKFAEQKGTGKDRPALIGFEDYMTALAPEGGKKSRAKAFRIPGLGKRDKEPDSTDSAVPDALSSPLEVDDEGFVIRADSAPNGCSDDKENNFYSSDSDFDDDEPKKFHIQIRPVGSTNRSRSAATEKELKATVGALTLPPNRGVSIKRHLSRNLSIAGGCSEDGDAPPHRDGEQEGLRRSTSSTDHNRLSSTASGSDGMFGPPLESAFKSKSFDGREQLREQSAFGASEYAAFSSDSSSPDNVEDSGLDSPSHQPLGPSPEPVGWAAWPPVSQNKDQTQTLGRPADPFLAAFRDPSPGRSHRLQDDPASVWSVAPSCSSRAGPDMDPSSMRFPAFSQTLPPAEIESSVWNCKHIPLEDPFLSAFERTVPQDALNLSDAWARPPPRSTHEGRSDPFSTTRTDKTFPNSSSSSSSKCKDRNRKRDRSLPPPVSSDDPFAITMIGSPTHQSSLAAAAGLTPPRPGADSTGSRLDGSSGSLPAAQSKKELMHWNSVHNPFSDGVSGAPNGSKTQGGGGKVDGAGGGGERRKHRSSESEPRRNAPPLTRHSGPQEDLCFSRDKDQDCLDLNPLCLSLEGSKHNAADKIGAAPPRATRVRRNSSRPGACERSRSLCSSPLLEPSPSFTSSSSSSPSEWGPQARDNDRGGQNRAPSPARALSRGPSPISLSAKEAWPVAAAITECINAYFKGGQHNRCLVKITGDLTMSFPAGITRIFKANPNVPLLSFRLVNVSRIDHFLPNQKLLYSDPSQSDPDSRDFWFNMQALQLHLQREAELNPQASYYNVGLLKYQVSSQDPARAPLLLSAECQRSGTVTRVSLDYHCCPATAPSTQLTSVQVLLPLDRTATDLQCQPPASWNAEERRLLWKLPNLSPTNHSKGSGTLCVSWQCLEVPRGPPPNLAVQFVGSGASLSGMAVELVGGRYRMSLVKKRFTTGKYMASCSL, from the exons ATGGCCGCCTTTCAGAACAACTTCTGG GGGGAGAAGAACGCTGGATTCGATGTGCTCTACCACAACATGAAGCACGGCCAGCTGGCAGCCAAGGAGCTCGCCGAGTTCGTCCGTGAGAG cgcTGCCGTTGAGGAGACCTACTCCAAATCCATGAGCAAACTCGCCAAAATGGCCAGCAATGGAAGTCAGCTGGG GACGTTTGCCCCAATGTGGGATGTGTTCAGGGTCTCCTCAGACAAACTGGCGCTCTGTCATCTGGAGCTGATGAGAAAATTTAACGATCTCATCCGGGAAGTCAACAAGTACGGAGACGAACAGATCAAAATTCATCGCAAG ACCAAAGAGGAGATGGTGGGGACGGTGGAGGCGGTGCAGGCGCTGCAGGTTCAGAGCGGTCACCTGCAGAAGTCAAAGGACGGGTACCACGCCAAATGTTTGGAGCTGGACCGGCTCAGGAAGGAGGGAGCTCCGCAGAAGGAAGTGGAGAAG GCGGAGCTGAAGTCTAAGAAAGCGGCCGAGTCGTTTGCACTGTGCATCGAGAAGTACAACCGCGTGGGAGGAGAGTTTGAGCAGAAGATGAGCGAGTCCTCCCAG AAGTTTGAGGAAATCGAGGAGTCCCACCTGCGCCAGATGAAGCAGCTCATCAAAGGTTACTCCCACTCTGTAGAAGACACCCATGTCCAGGTGGGACAG GTTCACGAGGAATTCAAGCAGAATGTGGAAAACATCGGCATCGATAACCTCATCCAGAAATTTGCAGAGCAGAAGGGCACGGGCAAAGATAGGCCGG CGCTGATTGGTTTCGAGGACTACATGACGGCTTTGGCGCCCGAAGGTGGGAAGAAGAGTCGGGCAAAAGCGTTCAGGATTCCTGGCCTGggaaagagggacaaagagcCAGACTCCAC aGACTCAGCGGTGCCTGATGCGCTG AGTTCTCCCCTGGAAGTGGACGACGAGGGATTTGTCATCCGAGCTGACAGCGCGCCGAAtg GCTGCTCCGACGACAAGGAGAACAACTTCTACTCCAGCGACTCGGACTTCGATGACGACGAGCCCAAGAAGTTCCACATCCAGATCCGACCCGTCGGCAGCACCAATCGCAGCAGGTCTGCCGCCACGGAGAAGGAGCTGAAGGCCACCGTCGGGGCGCTCACCCTGCCCCCCAACAGAGGG GTCTCGATCAAGCGGCATCTCTCCA gaaaCTTGAGTATTGCAGGTGGCTGCTCAGAAGAcggcgacgcccccccccacaggg ACGGAGAGCAGGAGGGCCTACGCAGGTCCACTTCCAGCACCGATCACAACAG GTTGAGTTCGACGGCGTCGGGCTCAGACGGTATGTTCGGGCCGCCGCTGGAGTCGGCCTTCAAATCCAAAAGCTTCGATGGTCGGGAGCAGCTGAGGGAGCAGAGCGCTTTCGGTGCCTCTGAAT ATGCCGCCTTCTCGTCAGACTCCTCCTCTCCGGACAACGTGGAAGACTCCGGCCTGGACTCGCCTTCCCATCAGCCTCTTGGTCCGTCCCCCGAGCCGGTGGGTTGGGCCGCCTGGCCTCCCGTGTCACAGAATAAAGACCAGACCCAAACACTGGGACGACCCGCAGACCCTTTTCTCGCCGCTTTCCGCGACCCCTCCCCTGGTCGGAGTCATCGCCTGCAGGACGACCCTGCGAGCGTTTGGTCCGTCGCCCCGTCATGTTCCTCTCGTGCGGGCCCAGATATGGATCCCTCATCCATGCGGTTCCCTGCTTTCTCCCAAACCCTCCCGCCAGCCGAGATCGAGTCGTCGGTGTGGAACTGCAAGCACATCCCTCTCGAGGACCCCTTCCTCTCTGCGTTTGAAAGGACCGTCCCCCAGGACGCTCTGAACCTGTCCGACGCCTGGGCGCGGCCCCCGCCCCGCAGCACCCACGAGGGCAGGAGCGACCCGTTCTCCACGACTCGCACTGACAAGACATTCCCAAAttcatcctcgtcttcctcctccaagTGTAAGGACAGAAACCGGAAGCGAGACCGGAGCCTCCCGCCTCCTGTTTCCTCTGATGACCCTTTTGCAATCACAATGATTGGCAGCCCAACGCACCAGTCGTCGCTGGCGGCTGCAGCAGGCTTAACCCCCCCACGCCCTGGCGCCGACTCCACCGGCAGCCGACTGGACGGATCCTCGGGGTCTTTGCCCGCAGCCCAGTCCAAGAAGGAGCTGATGCACTGGAACTCTGTCCACAACCCGTTCAGCGACGGCGTCTCCGGAGCCCCAAACGGTTCCAAAACGCAAGGAGGAGGCGGGAAAGTggatggagcaggaggtggaggagagaggagaaagcacAGGTCGTCAGAGAGCGAGCCGCGCAGGAACGCCCCCCCGCTCACCAGGCACTCTGGACCACAAGAGGATCTGTGTTTTTCCAGAGACAAAGACCAGGACTGTCTGGATCTGAAC CCGCTCTGTTTGTCTCTGGAAGGGTCCAAGCACAACGCCGCTGACAAAATCGGAGCTGCGCCTCCGAGAGCGACCCGGGTCAGGAGGAACTCGAGCCGACCCGGCGCCTGTGAGAGA TCCCggtctctctgctcctccccgCTGCTGGAGCCCAgcccctccttcacctcctcctcctcttccagcccCAGCGAGTGGGGGCCTCAAGCCAGGGACAACGACAGGGGGGGTCAGAACCGAGCTCCGAGTCCGGCCAGGGC CTTGTCCCGAGGTCCGAGTCCCATCTCCCTCAGTGCAAAGGAGGCGTGGCCTGTGGCGGCAGCCATAACCGAATGCATCAACGCCTACTTCAAAGGTGGACAGCACAACCG GTGTCTGGTGAAGATCACGGGCGACCTGACGATGTCCTTCCCCGCAGGCATCACGCGCATTTTCAAAGCCAACCCCAACGTTCCGCTGCTCAGCTTCAGACTGGTCAACGTCTCCAGGATCGATCACTTCCTGCCAAATCAGAAGCTGCTCTACAG TGATCCGTCTCAGAGCGACCCCGACTCCAGAGACTTCTGGTTCAACATGCAggctctgcagctccacctgcAGAGGGAAGCTGAACTCAACCCCCAGGCCTCGTACTACAACGTCGGCCTGCTCAAATATCAG GTGTCGTCTCAGGACCCGGCGCGGGCGCCTCTCCTGCTGTCTGCAGAGTgtcagcgcagcggcacggtgACTCGGGTGTCACTGGATTACCACTGTTGCCCCGCCACGGCGCCCTCCACCCAGCTCACCTCTGTCCAGGTGCTGCTGCCGTTGGACCGCACCGCCACCGACCTGCAGTGTCAGCCGCCGGCCTCCTG GAACGCCGAGGAAAGACGGCTGCTGTGGAAACTCCCCAACCTCTccccgaccaatcacagcaaaG GCTCAGGGACTCTGTGCGTCAGCTGGCAGTGCCTGGAGGTTCCCCGAGGCCCCCCGCCCAACCTGGCCGTTCAGTTTGTGGGCTCCGGGGCCTCGCTGTCGGGCATGGCCGTGGAGCTGGTGGGCGGCCGCTACCGCATGTCGCTGGTCAAGAAAAGGTTTACAACAG GGAAGTACATGGCGAGCTGCTCCTTGTGA